In Oncorhynchus kisutch isolate 150728-3 unplaced genomic scaffold, Okis_V2 scaffold1196, whole genome shotgun sequence, a single genomic region encodes these proteins:
- the LOC116365201 gene encoding bromodomain-containing protein 4-like, whose product MAVMIGIAFRVSWLCCLLIGGIMSSTSEGDWSPALDSNAAWLYAGSLRSLGYGNYKSPKSQMQAQQKHPAAIGWKELAPMSQQPQQVWNPVQMPLHQKQPAAEAQPQRQPTTVPQQVWHQAHMLTHKQPTAMPQPVWHPVQMPVQQKQLTAVPQQVWHQAQMTLQQKQPTAVPQQVWYPPQMPLQQKQPTAVPQQVWHPVQMPLQQKQPTAVPQQVWLQAQMPLQQKQPTAVPQQVWHPAQTPQKQPTAVPQQVWHPAQMLQKQPTAVPQQVWHPALMPLQQKQPTAVPQQVWHPSQMPLQTTAVPQEVWHPNQMLQKQPTAVPLQVWYPPQMPLQQKQPTAVPQQVWHPVQMPLQQKQPTAVPQQVWHPAQTPQKQPTAVPQQVWHPSQMPLQPTAVPQQVWHPNQMLQKQPTAVPQQVWHPALMPLQQKQPTAVPQQVWHPSQMPLQQKQPTAVTQQVWHPALMPLQQKQPTAVPQQVWHPSQMPLQTTAVPQQVWHPNQMLQKQPTAVPQQVWHPAQMPLQQKQPTAVPQLGWHPAQFPQQKQLAAMPLLQKEPTTIAQQPQQVWHPVQMSKNRTATEPQQQKQPSTTPQQARHPAQFPQQKQLAPIAQQPQHVWHPAQMSKNRTATEPQQQKQPPTMSEQSWHPAQMPLQQKQPATEPQQKDQTAMPQQMWYRAKMLQQENHLAAILQQPPLVWHPSQFPQQQKELAVEQQKELAVEQQKELAVEQQKELAVEQQKELVVEPQQVRYPAQMAQQQKQPTAVPQQVWHPNQMLQKQPTAMPQQVWNPFHTLQKQPTAVPQQVWHPAQMPLQQKQPTAVPQLGWHPAQFPQQKQLATMPLLQKEPTTIAQQPQQVWHPAQFPQQKELAVEQQKELAVEPQQVRYPAQLAQQQPNPIPQQFWHVAQISQQQLAPNSQQKHYESTEDGASGSSQASIVEQSGVIPLQEWQNWSLSNRLHS is encoded by the exons ATGGCTGTGATGATTGGAATCGCTTTCAG AGTTTCTTGGCTTTGTTGCCTACTAATTGGAGGGATAATGTCTTCTACATCAGAAG GTGATTGGTCTCCTGCACTGGATTCTAATGCAGCATGGCTCTATGCAGGATCACTTCGGTCTCTAGGATATGGCAATTATAAGTCTCCAAAATCTCAAATGCAAGCGCAACAGAAACATCCGGCCGCCATCGGGTGGAAGGAACTGGCCCCCATGTCCCAGCAACCTCAGCAAGTGTGGAATCCAGTTCAAATGCCCCTGCATCAGAAGCAACCAGCCGCAGAAGCTCAGCCGCAGAGGCAACCGACAactgtgccccagcaagtgtggcatcaagCTCACATGCTGACGCATAAGCAACCGACCGCCATGCCCCAGCCAGTGTGGCATCCAGTTCAAATGCCCGTGCAGCAGAAGCAActgaccgccgtgccccagcaagtgtggcatcaagCTCAAATgaccctgcagcagaagcaaccgactgctgtgccccagcaagtgtggtatcctcctcaaatgcccctgcagcagaagcaaccgaccgccgtgccccagcaagtgtggcatccagttcaaatgcccctgcagcagaagcaaccgaccgccgtgccccagcaagtgtggcttcaagctcaaatgcccctgcagcagaagcaaccgaccgccgtgccccagcaagtgtggcatccagctcaaacgccccagaagcaaccgaccgccgtgccccagcaagtgtggcatccagctcaaatgctgCAAAAGCAACCGACcgctgtgccccagcaagtgtggcatcctgctctaatgcccctgcagcagaagcaaccgaccgccgtgccccagcaagtgtggcatccttctcaaatgcccctgcaaaCAACCGCTGTGCCCCAGGAAGTGTGGCATCCAAATCAAATGCTGCAAAAGCAACCGACCGCTGTGCCCCTGCAAGTGTGGTATCctcctcaaatgcccctgcagcagaagcaaccgaccgccgtgccccagcaagtgtggcatccagttcaaatgcccctgcagcagaagcaaccgaccgccgtgccccagcaagtgtggcatccagctcaaacgccccagaagcaaccgaccgccgtgccccagcaagtgtggcatccttctcaaatgcccctgcaaccgaccgctgtgccccagcaagtgtggcatccaaatcaaatgctgcaaaagcaaccgaccgctgtgccccagcaagtgtggcatcctgctctaatgcccctgcagcagaagcaaccgaccgctgtgccccagcaagtgtggcatccttctcaaatgcccctgcagcagaagcaaccgaccgccgtgacccagcaagtgtggcatcctgctctaatgcccctgcagcagaagcaaccgaccgccgtgccccagcaagtgtggcatccttctcaaatgcccctgcaaacaaccgctgtgccccagcaagtgtggcatccaaatcaaatgctgcaaaagcaaccgaccgctgtgccccagcaagtgtggcatcctgctcaaatgcccctgcagcagaagcaaccgaccgccgtgccccagctgGGGTGGCATCCTGCTCAGTTTCCCCAGCAGAAGCAACTGGCCGCCATGCCTCTACTGCAGAAGGAACCAACCACCATAGCCCAGCAACCTCAGCAGGTGTGGCATCCAGTTCAAATGTCCAAGAATCGAACAGCCACTGAACCTCAGCAGCAGAAGCAACCATCCACCACGCCCCAGCAAGCTCGGCATCCAGCTCAATTTCCCCAGCAGAAGCAACTGGCCCCCATAGCCCAGCAACCGCAGCATGtatggcatccagctcaaatgtcCAAGAATCGAACAGCCACTGAACCTCAGCAGCAGAAGCAACCACCCACCATGTCCGAGCAAtcgtggcatccagctcaaatgcccctgcagcagaagcaaccggccACTGAACCTCAACAGAAGGATCAGACCGCCATGCCCCAGCAAATGTGGTATCGAGCTAAAATGCTCCAACAGGAGAATCATCTGGCCGCCATTCTCCAGCAGCCTCCGCTCGTGTGGCATCCATCTCAATTtccccagcagcagaaggaactggcagtcgagcagcagaaggaactggcagtcgagcagcagaaggaactggcagtcgagcagcagaaggaactggcagtcgagcagcagaaggaacttgTAGTTGAACCTCAGCAAGTGAGGTATCCAGCTCAAATGGCccagcagcagaagcaaccgaccgctgtgccccagcaagtgtggcatccaaaTCAAATGCTGCAAAAGCAACCGACTGccatgccccagcaagtgtggaaTCCATTTCACACActgcagaagcaaccgaccgccgtgccccagcaagtgtggcatcctgctcaaatgcccctgcagcagaagcaaccgaccgccgtgccccagctgGGGTGGCATCCTGCTCAGTTTCCCCAGCAGAAGCAACTGGCCACTATGCCTCTACTGCAGAAGGAACCAACCACCATAGCCCAGCAACCTCAGCaggtgtggcatccagctcaatttccccagcagaaggaactggcagtcgagcagcagaaggaactcgCCGTCGAACCTCAGCAAGTGAGGTATCCAGCTCAATTGGCCCAGCAGCAACCCAACCCCATTCCTCAGCAATTTTGGCATGTAGCCCAAATTTCCCAGCAGCAACTGGCCCCAAATTCTCAGCAGAAGCACTACGAAAGCACTGAAGATGGTGCCTCTGGTAGTTCTCAAGCCAGCATTGTTGAACAGTCGGGTGTCATCCCACTACAAGAATGGCAGAACTGGAGTCTCTCAAATCGGCTACACTCCTAG